The stretch of DNA TTGGACaagggacggacggcacTCCGATGCGGCGGGCACAGAGATGTGACCCAGAGTTAAGAAATGGGTGCCGTTGACGTACCAGATCGTTTGCGCCGCGCTTCAGGAATCGCGCCCCAGCAAAATAACGTGAGCGGCGGGCAATCACGGTGATATGCGCCGTACGTCCGTATATGGAGAGAGCTGAAGCCATCACTATCTTACGCACAATACCACTACCAGACACTTGACTGTGGGGAGACAGACTAACCTGCTTGATCGATGTAGCCATGGATTATGGGGCGGCACCAGTCGTACGGGTCTCGTAGCGATGTCACGGCTGGCTGCAGAAGGTACTCATTCCAAACAAACATGGAGTTGAAGTCTTGATCTGAAGGAGGTAGGACCCCTTTTGCGAGGGCAGTCCGCTCCCTCGTGACGTTGTATTGGAGGGTACGGGTGACATCGTAGGAGTAGCTGTAGTAAAATGACTTGGTGAGATCAAGGTTGTTGAGAATCCCCAAGAATCGTTGTTCCTCGGTGTTTCGAGGGTCAGGCTTGGAGCGACTAGGGATGAGTGGAATCAGCTCTGTGCCTTCGATCTGGTAAATGTAGTGGCCTCCGATCATGGCCACGGTGCTCTTCTTGGTAATGAGAAGCATGTAGTATGGGCCGGTGAATTTGATGAAGCCGAGGAGGCCCCAGGTGGTGCAGCGAAGCCTGATGCCTCCGGTGCCGCGATTGCCGTCATCTATGGTGTCAAGAAGCAGGTTCATCTCCTTGAGCGAGTAGACAATCTTGTCGTCCGTGATGTTGAGCTCTGCGCCCTCGGTTGTGCGGTCAATCTTGAGGATCCTGTACTTTTTTTCGCTCACGTCGACCCCAACCACGTAGTAGCGGCTCGCCGTCTCGTAGAGACTGAACTTGTGCATCTTGTAGACGAGGCGATCCGAGAGctggtcctcgtcgcgggcggcggaagcCGAGGGCATCCGCGAGGCTGAGTCAGGGCTAGATGTGCGGGCAAAGGGCATGGCAACAGCGGGttcgccgtcgttgtcctCTTCGGCGCCTCCAATCCGAGGGgctgctgcaggcgctgATGGTGGACTCGCAGCCTGATTGTTTTGTAGAAGGGGAAAGACGGGAGCGCCATCCACGATCGGGTCCGGAGTTCGAGATCGCGAACCCTTTGCGCTcacccgctccgccgccgccgccggtgcctgTCCAACCACCAGGGGTGCAGAATCGTCCATGCCTGCTTGCGGCTCGTTGTAGCGAAAGCAACGGCGCTGGCTTCATATCACGATGACTGACCCGACACCGACCGCCGGAGCTaaggctgggctggtgcgCGTCAATAGCTGAATGGTATGAAGTAAGACTACTGGCCAACTCAGATTGGAAGTCGAATGCTCGTTTCCAGCGATTCGCTCATCGCTTGGACGATTGCTGATAAAACCATGAGAGGGCGCTATTGCGACGGCAGACGGCGCAAAAATTATGTTGGCGGTACATGTCCCCCGACGAGGGAACGCAACTCTTTATGATGCCGTACTCGCAATGAGACAAAGGAGAGCTTCCGAATGCCCGTCGTGACACGAGAGACCTTGAGTGCTCTAGAGGTAGCAGGGGATTAGCGAGTTATATAAGATTCCATATAGACAAGGGAGGGGCGGGAGTGGAGTTTAGCAGGGGCACAGGGCATATAGTtctaatatatatatatattcttttataaatataaatataaataaataaaatatCTTTTAAGAAGAGGAACCTAAATAAataattattttattaaaaataaagcttatatatataaaatagaaattaatatatttttattataaaagcCATATTAtttttaaatataattaataatataaattaatgtttatttattttatattatttaaaataataataatagttaattatttataaatataatataataaaggtattattattaataaaggaaaAAATAGTCTATTAATAAAGGTAGTTTACTATCTTAgttttttaaaaaaaaattaattatatattatatatcttattatacttaaatattatttaatattaaggcTAATATTAAGCTATCTTATAaaacttaattatataatagctatcttaatatattatagctaatatattTTAAAGTTATTTATAAAACCGCTTATAAAGTATTAAATAACTCCTTTATAAATATACATATATATAAaggctattattattattattaataattataataattataataataaaggtattataAAGTAACTTATAGTATTATTACTTAAGATTAgttaattatattataaagggTATTACTTTTACCCTTATAGTTTTTAATACTTAGCTAaatattaagtatatttaaCTAGAAAAATAAGTCtaaaatattataatattataaaaaaTTAAAAATATATTTTAAAATAACTAAGCCTAATTAATAAAGGAATAAATAAGGCTATAAgtataaaataataataaatatatatataatattaatattacttaaCTAAACTTAATAAAGAGACTTAACTTAAAAAGTAAGtctaatataataatattaaaaaaaACTATAAAAAATattttaagtaaattaagtTTTATTAAGAATAATACTATTTATATAGATATAAAAGtctagctatataaataatcTACTTTTATTTTAGGCTTATGCCCTACCTCTAAACCgcgctagctatttttaatatataagtataggaCGAGactaatatattataatatatatagatatcttaattaaattatattattataatatagcgccTATATTAACGCGCCGGCTGggcttaattcgcttaaaatATATTTCTATAgtttttatataatattattatattcGGATAGATATTCTTCCATTTTAAATCTTTCCGCTAGGCTTAATTAGcgcttatatatatacttactATTACTTATTAATTATACCTATACCTATAACCTTATTTATCCTTTCTTTAATAAAGCCTAACTTACTTAAAAATAGCGTTTTATTATTTTctcttaatattataatattaaggctaTATTATTCTATATTAAGCTAAGCGCCTATATATATTAACTATTATAACTTATAATGCccttaagtaatattattattatattactaAGAGCGAATaccttataatattattaaagctattatataaGACTTACTATAAGCCTATTATAATACtatctttaatattaaataaggCTTATTAtaagcttattataatactatctttaatattaagtaaggcttattataatacttaagGCTATAAGgcttaatattattatataatattagctttaatattattattattaatattattagtattattattattattaagttaaaaGTAATATAAAACTTTAAgctttttattaattatattaaagtaaggTTAGCTATAAGTATTTTCGATAATAGTTAAGTTATAGATTTTAAGGTAACTATCTTAAAGGTTTTAATAATAGTTAATAAATAATCTTAAAGTAAGATATAAAGTAAAGAATAGAATAATATAAAAGATATAAATTAAGGGCtttttaagctattaataataggtaatttaattatattataattaagaCTCctttataaagtatttaaagattatataactataaagtagcctatattaatattaaaagttatttatatatacttatagtAATATTAACTTTTATTActtaagtattataataaaggtaaagtaatattattttataaaaaggttaataattaaatatataagctataagtttaatttacttaattaagcttattaagtaaattaaagctattatttataaagtTATTTAATAGTTTtttttaaatatatatttaagcTTTATTTTTAAATATTAACTTTAAGCCTTTATAAAAATAATTAAGgtttaatatattaattataaaataagacttaatatttatataagtaatcttaattaaattattaaccctttaattaaagctataataataattaaaggtattaataAAGACCTTTAAGCCTTTTTAAAGAgattataattaataatatagataATAGCTTAAAAGGCCTTATATATactattataaatattattataagtatttaataaGCTTATAATACCCTTTTTTAccttttattatatatagttataatctttaatattaaggTTAAAGTTAATAAgtttattattattattattattattattattattattattattattattattattattattattattattattattattattattattattattattattattattattattatttattattattattattattattattattattattattattattattattatttattattattattattattattattattattattattattattattattattattattattattattattattattttttattattattattattattattattattattattattattattattattattattattattattattattattattattattattattattattattattattattattattattattattattattattattattattattattattattattattattattattattattattattattattattattattattattattattaactttatccttttaataaaaatataatatatatacctattattatatattaataaagacCTTTATAAAGATTATATAAAAAGCTTATtctttatttataataataactttTAAAGCGAATACTATAAGGCTTTTATAAAGCTTATTAAGCTATTTAATAAGttattaaaaataatattcttttttattattaataaagctaaaAGTAAAGTTAataatacttttataatctataatattaataacttaaaaGAAGGGTATTTTAAAGTAATTaatcttatatatatattattaaggctaATAACTTTTAGAAACTTCTTTTAtatcttataatattaaaggtagGTTTAAAAAAAGGCTTTAAGATaacctttattattaagtaatttATTAACTTTAATCTCCTTTTTtatttaagctctttaagGAAAGCTTAAATAGCTATTAAATTATTAAAGCGCTCtctttttattatttatttattattataaatatctCTTTTTAAAAAAAAGtttaaattaatattataaataatatttactattttataagcttatatattatacttaattaaaaGCTCCCTTcctttattttattaaattactatataatagcgaaagataatatatataaataaattaaaagattagctataattatattaaccttcctttactttatatacttatttttaattaataaacTTAATAATTAAAGTAGTAACTTTAATAAGGTAATTAAGCTTATAAAATATTAACTTTTAAAAGCTAGCGCTTTTAAACCTTCTTTTAAGGCTATAATTATAGCGGAAGATAATATATAAAAgctaattaatattattaatcttatatttaataaaggAGGCTTTAATAAGGTAGGCTTTATTTTCGTAATAAAAGTTAGTTAAGAAGTTAAAAAGGTCtttaaaggtattaaaggTTAATAATAGCattaataaaggtaatatCGATACGTTAataaagttattattattatctttaattatattaaaatattattaattagcttattaatattatagccTATAAATAACTTACTAACTTAAGTAATAAGTAGCCTATCTATAAAAAGCCTATATATAAAaagcttattaataataagtaacttattaataataaatagcttattaataataagtaatTTATCGGTAAGTAACtatagtatattaataaggAAGCTAAGAtctatattatagctaagACTATAAGGGAAGCTATTTAAAGGTATCTTAAGGTAGCTTTATAAGATAGGCCTTATAAGGTATAATATAGTATTAAGGCGCTTTAATTACGATATATAAAGGTAGGTATACTATACTTATTATAAGCGATTAATAAGCGGCTCTTATATTAACTTAAGCTACGAACCTTAAATAAGTATAGTAAgctatatagtatataatTAACTAGAAATAAATTAAAAAGTAGATTATCTATATAGCTGGACTTTTATATCTATACGAATAGTATTactctttattaatatattaatataagcgctatattatataataatataactTAATTAAATTTTTaaaaaatatatattaatatataatatattaatcTTATCTTAgacttaaatataaaaatagctaatataatttataaaTAAGATATAAACTCTAAAAAGTAAAATATACTTACTTATAGATATATCTTTCTTTATAAgaataatatattataataatataatataaaataatattaaataaacTACTAAAAGATACTAGCTTTATATAGACTATTAATAActataaaatatatatatattattaaaacattaataatatataatagaGGTATAGAGGTATTTTACGGGCTATATTTTAAACGAATATTAATATAACGCCTTGAGCTTTTTAAATTGCCGTTCCGACCGAAATTAGTATAGTTCGTTTAGCTCTGTTACGGACGCATTGTCACCTCGTGGTAGTTTAAACGCTTTGCCTGTGTGAGGCTTGCGATAGCTGGTTACAGAAATGAGTCTGGTATTACATTTCTTGAACTCTTCAACCACGGCAATGCGCCGCCTTGTCTCGGGCTTCACGCTCCTCCCTAGTGGGCGTCCTCCACCAGCCCCGTTGCCGCGATCGAGTGACAGCGTCCAGATTCTGCGTACAAGCGGGTGTCCGTGGGGCCAAGTTGTCGTCTCTAAGAAATCAGCCCTGGCTTACTTGGTCGTCTCCTTCGAGCTCATGCTCatccccctcgccctcccgaGCTGGATCAGCTCCTCTCAAGGTGGTCTTGTGACCCACGTCCGTCCCCTCCTCTGTCTCCCTCGAAACTGCTTCCCTCTCATCGGCACCCTCGGCTGCGAGGTCGTTTCGCAAGTCTGGGAGAAATCTGTCCACGCGCTTCCACGTCTCGTCCCACAGCTCCTGTCTGGCTGGGTTTTCCGCCGGGGACACAAGAAGGCCACTGCTCGACATGAAAAGAACCACATTCTTGAGGTTTTCccgcaccgcctcctcctgcagTGCAGCCATCAGTCACACAATCCAAGCACAGCGATGCCTTGTTAAGAGATAGTACGTACCAAGCTGTCACCCTGGCCACTGTTCAGGAGGCGATCCAAGACATCGATAACCTTGACCCAAAGGCCCTGCATGCCGTCCCATTCAGATAATAGAACCAGGTATTGGAGGAATACTTTGCACAAGAGCGAGGCAGACTGTACTCTCATCTCGCTCATCCCATCTCGGTCCACAGTGAACACCTCCGGTTTCAAGAGTCGAAGGATCAGCGGGAATAGTACTTTGCTGAATATCGCCGTCCACTCCTTTGCATCCGTATATGTAAGCTCAGGCGATAAGAGCGAGCGCTGCATTGCTGAAAATGCCAGCTGTCGCACCTCACGGCACGGGTTGGTACACTGCGTCATGAGAGCCTCGAAAATAGGGAGCCAATATGCGGACCAAGCTTCAGCGCATGGCGTTAGTAAGCGAACGCGCAATCGCGAAACGAGACGCAGATGCATGTCATGACTTGCCTTCACTGGTCTCGAGATGTGACTGCTGCATAAGCTGAGGCACGCGGGCAGTCATGCTGTGCAGCATGTTGACCGCTCTGCATGCCCGGGCGATAGTTTGGTTCTGCCTGTTCATTGTCGTCAGGGTCAGCCGACCTATTAACTCTGGATTGAGTGATCTTACTCTGTGGTGTGCTTCGCctgtccccccccctggcgatgatgggcTGGATCCGCTGCCTTGGCGGAGACTGGCTGCGTAGATGCAGAGGAGGCAAAATAGTCCAGCAGAGTTACGGCTGCCTGGTAATTGTCCGCCATAATCGCCGGAGGACTGCCCACACCGCTCTTTTCAAGGATGTCGAAGACCAGTGCAGCTGATGCTTCATGTGCTGCTAGGATCCTCAGGATTGCCCAGAAGTCAGGCGAGGTCATCATCTCACTTCTCAAAGGGCCAGGCTCGCCAGTACACGTGGCCAAGCCCTTGAGGATGGTGTCCGAGGTCTTGAGGACGACGTCTTGCGGCAAACTTGAAATGCTATGCAATAAAAAGGGCACATTTGCGAAGTCGTGATCCTACACCAGTTGTGAGTACGATTCACGATGAAGCGCGAGAATAGAATGTCGACTCACATATCCTTTCTTCAGAATGTAAAGAGCATAAAATGCCGCGCGAGATAGCGTTATTGGATGCCACTGTCCTGGTTCGCGAAGTACTCTTTGGGCTGTATCAAATACCAGCTTACCCATGCGCTCGACcgccgcagcgtcgcggGTGGCGAGGATGGTAGAAAACTCGAGGATGTACGGTGTGCCCGGATCATATCTGGGTAAAGACGATACAGAATTTTGTCCATTAGTTGGGGACGTTGATGTATCCTGCTTGACACTGATGACACCTGCTTGGTCATCATCAGGAATCTGGTCCAACATCGACTGCACCAGCTCTGCGGTCAGAGTAGCGGGCATATTCCTGTGGGGATTTATGTCAACAAATTGCGGTGGATCATGTCGAGTGACATTTAAAAAGCAAACTCACATGATGTTGCTGAAAACTACGTCCATGTTGCAGGACCTCACACAGTCAATACTGCAGAGCGTGCTCTCTAACTCCTCCTCGGATGGCTCAGGGGGGTCATCCGCCGCGTAGCTGGAGATGTAAGACGTGAACGCGCTAAAAAACCCGGTATCGACCGAGCGAGAAGCTCTGTCTATGACTTGAGATGGCGTTTGCAGGGGGATTGGTGAGATCAGTATTGGTGAGCCATCGGGTACAGGAAACGGCGGAACAAGCGCATTCACGAACAAGTTGCGCCACAATTGTATGACCTTGAGACTGTCAGTAATCCAAGTAGCTGCTGGTCCCGTCCCGCACTTCAAAAAGTGGACTAGATGAGGGTGTGTAGCGTACGTATTTCCAACTTCGGCGGATCAATGGCTCGTTGCCAGTGATCACTCGGAACAAAACCAAAGTTGCCAGTTGTGCTCGGAAATCCCTCCCTAGCTTCACCGCCAGTTCGCTAACCATCACACTGTTATCACCGACCTGGACTTCGGTATTGAGTGACGTGCTCGATGGTAGGTCGACAGCTAATGTGCTCATGTGGCTTAAAGAGTAGACAATCTGGTCGAGAGCCTCCGAGTTCTCGTACTTTGCCGCGATCCGGGCGCATTCATCGAATCCAGTAACGATTCTGGCAAAAACGGCATCATCGGATGCGGACATGAATACGTAAGACAATGTTGAGACGATGGGTCGCCAGGTCGCGGCGAACATGTCGCCATCGTAAATGTTGGTGTTGCACACAATGAGGTCCCCAGCGGACTCAGACTTCAGCAGCAATTCTCTCCAGGCGTAGTCGAAGGCGTGCTTGTTGTCGTGCTCGTCGGGGAGGATGATCTCGTTTGATTTGATTGAGTCAAAAATGTTTCGTAAGAATTCGACCGGAAAGTCTTGGCCGTCGTTCTGTCCACGAAGGTTTCTTGAGAAGTCGTCAAAGGTCATTCGTTTGGAGGACTTGAGGTTCGGATTATGCTGATCGGTGTTCAGAATGATGATGGCGTAGGTGAGAATGAAGACAGCGTCCTTGTTGGCCACCACCTCTGGGGTATTTCCGGAACAGTACTTCTCGGAGAAGGACTCTACTATTGACGCGATGAGCGGAGCCTCTCCTGGCAGCCTGAACGTCTCCAGTAATATCCtcagggcctcgtcgacgcgttTGTTCGAGAAATCGAATTCGTCCATAAATGCGTTCAAGACGGCTTCATTTCCCTTCTTGGAAAGAAAATCACCGAGAACGGACTTCGAAACCCGCGATGTACCCTTCAACAACCTGGCCACCTCAACCGGGTCCTTCGCATCCACAAGGATGCCTTGTGCTTCCAAGTAGCCCAAGCCAATCTTGGGTTTCTCGTTAAACTTGCTCGTGCCTCTGACAATAATTCTCTTTCGTCGCCGCTGTTCCCTCAGCACAGCGGGCTTTGGATAGCCGTCATACGTGGGTGCCTCCTCTAGGCGCTCGGCTAGGAATTGAATGTATCGCAAGAGTGCGTCGAGGCAAAGAGGTGGAACGCTCGTGGTGCTCCAGGTTGCCGAGTCTGGCAAGGCATTGCGTGAAAGGAGTCCGATCAGGTCTTCGCACATATCGGCCCGATCTTCGTCGCAGTCATAATTGACAAAAAGCTCAGTCACGAATGTTGGCATTCGCGACAAGACTCCAACACTCTCTACCATAGCTTGGCGAGCGTCAGGCTTGCGAGCCCCGCCTTCCAAGCCCAGCTTCTGCCTGTCCTTGACGGGAACTGGCGTGGACCGACCGCTTCCTTGCTGTGAAGCGGGAGGTTTGACCAATTTTGGCGTCTCTGGTATGCCAGAGTACAACGAAGGATCAATTCCCGGCTCCCGGGGTATGGGCACAGTCGGATGGAGGCATGCGACCAAATAGGATAGGAAGAGTTCTTGCTGCAGCTTGAGGACCCCTCTGCATGTTGCCAAGAGCGTGCCAGCAACGATCAGGGATTCCTGCAGTACAGCCATGTTATCAGACCTGACGAGCTGGAAGAGGAAGCAGCATAATCGATCTTCAGCAATTGTCGCAAGAGCGGGGTGGCGGGCTATGAACGGCCCGGAAACTTCGAGGGCCACGTGGAGGATGCGCATAGCCATGACCCTCATTGTGTCTGTGTGTTGGCGGTCATTAGGGTCAAGGAAGTTGACAAGAACGCGGAAAAGCTCTCGAACGGATGGCAGAGAGTAGGGCTTGAGGTCCACGGAATCCAAtccgtcgctgc from Purpureocillium takamizusanense chromosome 6, complete sequence encodes:
- the GEA2 gene encoding GDP/GTP exchange factor for ARF (EggNog:ENOG503NU9D~COG:U), with the protein product MSRDAQVSGTTGGSVPISGLIVRSQEFHHHDAPRMRYRSRPVSVAVDPISLVISECISITSAIQKHARSPHSSVSAILGGNPNSIHLGPPSPALKGRSRSPLAASTLSAENSTDAIANSRWGLRGQKGKSMQDNPMIAGFGNLRHEIAAVKDIRTFDGPTLLAPFLLVLQAKGTAAPVTILALGALRKFLAYGFVCSESPRFALAMQSLSAAVTHCQFDVSDSAQGEVVLLMILNLMEDMMSGPGGEFLSDESVCDMMGRGLAICSQPRFSPVLRRTAEASMVRMCQIIFEDVKHLEAEAGTGSDDLDHRTQDGLERIRMDEPTTANPVEDLSGDEKEALRGSREASPGADNPNSSSDQPSTDASTEDGSDGLDSVDLKPYSLPSVRELFRVLVNFLDPNDRQHTDTMRVMAMRILHVALEVSGPFIARHPALATIAEDRLCCFLFQLVRSDNMAVLQESLIVAGTLLATCRGVLKLQQELFLSYLVACLHPTVPIPREPGIDPSLYSGIPETPKLVKPPASQQGSGRSTPVPVKDRQKLGLEGGARKPDARQAMVESVGVLSRMPTFVTELFVNYDCDEDRADMCEDLIGLLSRNALPDSATWSTTSVPPLCLDALLRYIQFLAERLEEAPTYDGYPKPAVLREQRRRKRIIVRGTSKFNEKPKIGLGYLEAQGILVDAKDPVEVARLLKGTSRVSKSVLGDFLSKKGNEAVLNAFMDEFDFSNKRVDEALRILLETFRLPGEAPLIASIVESFSEKYCSGNTPEVVANKDAVFILTYAIIILNTDQHNPNLKSSKRMTFDDFSRNLRGQNDGQDFPVEFLRNIFDSIKSNEIILPDEHDNKHAFDYAWRELLLKSESAGDLIVCNTNIYDGDMFAATWRPIVSTLSYVFMSASDDAVFARIVTGFDECARIAAKYENSEALDQIVYSLSHMSTLAVDLPSSTSLNTEVQVGDNSVMVSELAVKLGRDFRAQLATLVLFRVITGNEPLIRRSWKYVIQLWRNLFVNALVPPFPVPDGSPILISPIPLQTPSQVIDRASRSVDTGFFSAFTSYISSYAADDPPEPSEEELESTLCSIDCVRSCNMDVVFSNIMNMPATLTAELVQSMLDQIPDDDQAGVISVKQDTSTSPTNGQNSVSSLPRYDPGTPYILEFSTILATRDAAAVERMGKLVFDTAQRVLREPGQWHPITLSRAAFYALYILKKGYDHDFANVPFLLHSISSLPQDVVLKTSDTILKGLATCTGEPGPLRSEMMTSPDFWAILRILAAHEASAALVFDILEKSGVGSPPAIMADNYQAAVTLLDYFASSASTQPVSAKAADPAHHRQGGGQAKHTTEQNQTIARACRAVNMLHSMTARVPQLMQQSHLETSEAWSAYWLPIFEALMTQCTNPCREVRQLAFSAMQRSLLSPELTYTDAKEWTAIFSKVLFPLILRLLKPEVFTVDRDGMSEMRVQSASLLCKVFLQYLVLLSEWDGMQGLWVKVIDVLDRLLNSGQGDSLEEAVRENLKNVVLFMSSSGLLVSPAENPARQELWDETWKRVDRFLPDLRNDLAAEGADEREAVSRETEEGTDVGHKTTLRGADPAREGEGDEHELEGDDQVSQG